The window TTGAGAAAGTACAATCATCAACTGCCGTAATCTTAACGTCACCTACTGCATATTCTTTTTTAATATTTTCAAACTTTATAAGCGCCATTCTCTGCCTCCGATTTATTAAACACTGTGTTGACAATCCAACTTAGATATATTATATTGACAGTGTGAAACTAATACAACAATCAGAATTTTAATAAATGTAAGTTACCCAACAAATACTAAAAAAATGTTTAGTATTTAGCAAAACTAATTTTTGGTACGGGGAGGCACTTATGGAAACAAAGAATTCGGACCGCCGTGTAAAATACACCAAGATGGTTATTAAAGACAGTTTTGTAAAGTTTTTAAAAGAAAAACCTTTATCAAAAATTACAGTTAAAGAAATCTGTGAAGATGCGGATATTAACCGAGCAACTTTTTACGCACATTATACTGACCAGTATGATTTACTTCAACAAATTGAAAATGAAATTATTGGCGATATTAATCTATACTTAAATGAATACAATTTTGAAGAAACCAATTTAATTGACGTTAGAATTATAGAGAGAATTCTTGATTATATTGCTGATAACGCCGAACTTTTTGACCTTTTGCTCAATTTAAACGGGGATATGAAGTTTCAGCAAGAATTCATTATTATTATAGGGCAGCAGCATTTTCTTCCTATTCTCGGAAGCAACTCAGTAAATAAAGATGATGCAGAATATTTATTCCACTTTTTAGCCTCAGGTGCTGTGGGCGTCATTCAAATGTGGCTCAAAAGCGGAATGAAAAAATCAGCCAGAGATATATCAGAATTAATACTAAAAACCTCAAATAACGGCAGGACAGCTTATATGCCGCAATAAAAAAGTGGCCCTTGCAAAACAAAATCAGTTTTGCAAGAGCCACTTTTCATGTATATAAAATATTAGTCATCTTCGGCAGGAATGTTATCGACAGTAATTTTTTGAGTCTTTGTGATGTCACCGCAAGTTACAGTGATAGTAGCTGTTCCTGCACCAACGGATTTAATAAGGCAAAAGCCTTCCTCATCAGGTTGTGAAACTGTAACAACCTTAGTGTCTGATGAAGTAACAGTAATGGTTCCCGGTGCGTTAGAAGGATATTTTGATATATATAACTTAACCGGAGCATCACCTACATACAATTCTGTTTCATCAAAATCGCATTCGAGATCTTCCAATACAACCTCTTTAACAGTTACCTTACAGGTTCCAACCAGCTTGTTTTTATCAGGAGTAGATGTATTTTCATATATTGTTATATTTGTAGTTCCTACTTTTAATCCTTTTAAATAAACGGTTTTCTCCTCACTATACGTGTCAACAATTTTTTCGTCTTGAGAAACAAACAGGTAATTAACATCTGACCTATAATAATTCATAAGATCAAATGCCCACATTCTGGAGCCTAAATCTACTGATGTGTCACCTGCCATTGTTGCTTTTTTTACAGTATACTTAATTGTACCAACTGTTCTGGTAACTTTATTATAGGTTTCTTTAACAGTTACGGTATAAGTTCCGGGTGCTTTTGCAGTAAAAGTGCGTGCAATGAAATTCATATCATCAAATTTACTCAAAATTTCTTTCATGGAAAAATTCTTATTATTTGAAACGTATGTATATGTTGCATTATTATTACGGTAAGAGAAATCAACAGGCTCACTGGAAGAACTTGTTCCCATTGGTATATTAGGTATAAAATCCTGTGATACAGTTGAACTCTTTACTGTAACAGTACAAGTTCCGACTTTTGTTGTTTTACCGTTTAATTTCTGATTACAAGTAATAATAGCACTTCCTGCCTTTACTCCTGTCAAATATGCAGTAGTTCCACTTGCTGCTACTTTTACTATATTATTGTTATTTGACGTAAAGCTATAAGTGGCTTTTTTTACCGGATTTGATACAACGAAAGTATACTTAGCATCTTTAGAATAAAAATCAATACTACTAACAAAACTTCCTGCCCCAATAGTCATTTTACTTGGAATTGACGTCTTTGCAGCAGCATTTGCTGCATTTGTTGCTAAACCTGCAGGCAGAATCATGGTCATAACCAACATCATACAAATAAAAATTCTTGCAATTCTGTTTCTTTTCAATTGGTACATAGGTTTAAACCTCCATATATTTTTTTGTATTGCAACATTACAGGAATTTATTACCTTTCTAACTTTATTTTACTACAATTATATCATAATTCTGCCTTTTTTCATCACTTTTTCCTATTTTAATCGCAATTTACCATGGTGTCGTAGAAGTTAGTATAATCCTCTCTTTTACTGTCTAAAAAAGCGATTGCTTCACGGGGATGCTTATTCATAAGCCCTGTAAGCATATATGCCACATCAAATCCCCAATTATTTTGCTTTTTTATTGCAGGTATATGCTTTTCAATGCATTCAATAATCGGTCTTAAATCATATTTTGGGTTCTTTAAAAATCCCAGAATCAACTCTATAGGACAGTTTCCGGCACCTCTGCCCAATCCCGCTATTGTTGCATCCACAAATTCAGCCCCATGGCCAATGGCTTCAATAGTATTGGAATAGGCTAACTGTTGGTTGTTATGACAATGTATACCTACTTTTTTTCTATCTGCTTTTGCATACTGCATATATTTATTTACCAGTTTATGTATGTCATTTGAGTAAAGAGAACCAAAGCTGTCAACAATGTAAATAACCTCTGCTTCTGATTTTGATAACTGCTCCAGAGTACTATTCAATATACTTTCGGTAAGTAGTGAAACTGCCATAATATTGATAGTAGTTTCATATCCTTTGTCATGAGCATCCTTTATCATATCAATAGCTGTGGGTACTTGATGCGCGTAAGTTGCTACACGTACCATGTCAATTACACTATCAGTTTTTCTTAATATATCAGTGTGATAATCTGTTCGTTCTGCATCAGCCATTACAGAGATCTTTAATCCTGTATTGTTGTCTCCTACTATCCTGCGTATATCGTTTTCATCACAAAACTTCCAAGGGCCATACTGATTACCTGTAAATATTTTTTTATCTGACTTGTATCCTACTTCCATATAATCTATATGTGAACCAACACATGTGTCATATACAGCTCTTACAAAACCATCCTCAAAACTAAAATTGTTAATCAGTCCGCCATCTCTTATGGTACAATCCAATATTTTTACATTGTTATTGTATGACATGATATTACTTCGCCCCTCTCTACTATCTTTAGTAAACAGATTTTTGTATAGAGTATACTGCATTTATCTATAGCTTAAAATTATACATTAAATCCTCATTTAAATCCATATATTGTATAATTTTTTATTTATATCCAGTAGAAAATATGGTATAAAACTAAATTTCTTGTTTTTTCCGTCTGAAATTTATGAAAAACAGAACTAATGAAACCAACGAAACTATTAAGATAAATGTAATTGAAATGTATGAACTGATTTCATTTCCATTCCAGTCAAGAACCACTCCAAAATCATGGGTATAACTTTCACGCACTGATACAGGTGCATTCTTAAAGCACAAATCAATGGATTCTTGCATAAGTACCCGTCTGAAAAGTGAAGCAACATGGCCAAATGGCAGGCACTTTAATACACTTTGAATTGTTTCAGGCAATGCTCCCATTGGTACATAAAGGCCATTAATAAAACCTATTACTGTTCCTATTATCAGACTGGCTGAGGAATATGCACTGTTTGTTGAAAAAAAGGAAACCAAAAAACCCATAAATGCAGCATTCATCATAGCTGACAGGCAAATCAATCCAAGGCATTTTAGAATCATTCCGATGCCGAATAAGTACCCTGTTCCAAAATAAATGTAAGCGCCATAAACTACAAATGATATAACACTTATAATAGCTCCCACTGCAAAGGAAGTTATTACACAAGAAATCGGATATGTCATTGCTGATAGCGGTGAACTTTTAAAGTCCATAACAATTCTGTTCGCCCTGTCATTTACCATCGTGCCTAATGCGCCCAGTGTACTAGTCACTGTGGTTATGGACAATAATCCTGCTAAAATCCAGCTGTTTATAAGGTACGACAAATCATCGCCCTTCAGCATACCATTTGTTTGTTGATTAACAGAGTCCACTTGCATTTTTGCTAAAAATAAAATATATAATGCAATGACTATTAATACTGACAGCAAAGAAAAGAATACTGATGTTCTGTCACGAAAATACAGGCTAGAATTACGGTAAATTAGTTTTTTTAGCATTTGCCTTCCTCCTGACCTTCTCCAATTACATTTAAAAATACATCATCCATATTGCCATGTATCGCTTCAAATGATGTAATGGAGCCTTTTAAATCAGACAATATACTAATTGCCTTCTCCGAAGTTTCTATATTTATTTCAAGTATATTTTTATTATTAATATAAGCAATCTTCTTTTCGTTTAAATAATTTATAACGATTTCTTTAGGCTCGTAAATCTTGAGCAAATCACCCGTGTACTTCTCTTTCAATTGATTTGGAGTACCTTCAGCTACTATTTTACCTTTGTTAATAATTGTAATTATATCTGCATTTGCTGCCTCTTCCATGTAGTGTGTAGTCAGAAAAACGGTCATTTCAAAGCGCTTCTGCATTTCACTGATTGTATTCCATATTGATGCTCTGGTTTTAGGGTCAAGGCCTGTTGTCGGTTCATCTAAAAAGAGTATCTTAGGTTGATTTATTAGTGCACGAGCAATATCAGCCCTTCTTCTTTGTCCTCCCGATAGCTTGCCATACCTGCGATTAAGAAACTCTCCGCATTCAGTTATTTTTGAAGCCTCACTTATTCTTTTCTTTAAATCGGAGCTGCTTAAACCATAAAATGACCCTCTGACAGATAAATTCTCTCTTACAGTGAGTAAATCATCTAAAACATTGTTTTGAAATACAACTCCAATATCTTTTCTAATTTTTTGGTCATCCTTGCCCAGTTCCCATTCATTTATCACAACACTGCCCGAATTCTTGGTTATAAGTGTGGATAATATATCTATTGTTGTGGATTTACCTGCCCCGTTTGTACCCAGAAATGCAAACAAACTTCCTTTTTCAACTTCAAAGGATACATTTTTTACTGCTTCAATTGAACCGTAATTTTTTGCTAAATTATTTACTGTAATTATTTTTGCCATTAACTAAATTACCCCTGTCCAGTCCACGGTATAATGAGACTTCTTATTAGAAAAGACCATAGACTTAAAAATAGAATTATTATGTAAGATTTAGTAATATTTAATTATATAAACACTTTTTGTATATTGTAAAGAATTATTGACAAACAAACAGATTGATTTGTATTATTTGAATGAAAAATCGACTTTGCCTAATGAATGTTCATTTTCAAATATTTCAAGTGTATACTTTTCTCCCTGTACAAACTTAGGAAATTCAAAATAAACCCGGTAAGCTTTGAACATAAAAAAGTCAGGTCCTGCAAATATATTGAAATCTTTTTGCATTGTTTTATGGGATTCTGAAGTTAAAACAGCTTTTGCTCTGAACATATCGTCAGTTTGTTTCTTTATCATTGCAAAATGAAGCTGATGCGTATTTTCAAAATAAACCGGTTCACTTATCCGGATTCCATCTTCCCTTTTACTTAGTATTGTGCCTTTGAGCTTTGACTCTGGGGTGAATGCATTTGTTTTCGTGTAAATAGCATGGCATGAGTTGTAGAAATTAAATCTGACGTTAAAAAACTGTAGCCAAACAAGCCAGTTCCGATTATAGATATAAATATTACTGATATTAGGATAAGTAATCTCTTTTTCATATAAGATACCTCTTTAAGGCTATTACATTTTCTATAATTATACCATTAAATAGCTATTTAAGAAAATTCAGGAATTGATTATCATACTGAATATGTGATAACAATTCCTGATAGGCTTATACATTTACTTTTATGTTGCAAAATCAATGACCTTTATAGTTTTAGCCTTCCCCTGAACAGGATATGATTCCATCACCTCGCCTTTAAAAACTACTTCTACCCTCATGCCTTCCTTCAATTCACTTGCAGATATTTTTGTACTCTTATCTATGCTAACTGTTGCTTTATCATGTATGGTGTCGCCTTCAACCTTTCCCTCTACAAAAATACCAGTTACTTTTTTGTTATCATCCGTCAAGACCTTGGTAATTAGCCCCCGAATCCCTATCTTTTCTTCATTTTTATTATTGGATGTTTTCATGCACCCCATCATATTGAGCATTAACACAGTTGCAAGTACAATGATTAGTATTTTCTTCATATTGAGGCCGCCTCCTTTGTTTATACTCTATTTGACGTAAGAGGCATTTACAAGTTCCATGGCTACGTAATCTCATTCTTTGGAGACATTACTTTTTTAAAACAGGTATCCATATTTCACTTTTAAAAGTAGGTGAAGTAACATCTTTATGCTCATTCCACAAAATTTCCGGTCCTTCTGCCTGTTCATAGTTTGAGGCTGGAAACCATTCCGAATAGATTCGTCCCCAAACATTTTGCAAGGCATCCGGAAATGTTCCAACCGCTTCGAATACTGCCCAGGTAGAGGCTTTAACCTCAATCTTTGCCAGATTTTCCGGACATTCTTGCGTTGTGGCTACACCGATATAATGATCAAGTTCACCCTTTTCTTCCATTCTACCTTCTGAAAAGTTTACAGATGCGCTAATAAGTCCTAAGGGCTCGACATTTGACAGCTCTTTAAGTTTAGTAATAATTTCCTCGTTTAGACTTTGCCACATTGCAGCAATCTCAGGATTAACTCCACTAAAAACGATTGGTACCCTTTTTTTAATACCTATGATGTGAAACGCCTCTTTTTCTACAATTCGATAGTTCATTTCATTTCCCCCTTTAATTGATAATTGGAAAGTCATTCTTGGATAGGCTTTTAAGGATTTGCCATTATGTCTCGCTTCTGACGGTGTTATCCCATGCAAGCCTTGAAACGCTCTCGTAAAAGAATCAGGTGAGCTGTATCCATATTTAACTGCCAAATCGATGATCCTGATGTTGCTGTTGTTAAGTTCAAAGGCTGCGACTGTAAGACGTCTGCGGCGAATATATTCCGATAGTGAAATACCAGATAAAAAAGAAAACATTCTTTGAAAATGGTACTCCGAGCAAAAGGCCAATCTTGCCACTTCCTTAAGATCAATTTCATTATCAAGATTTTCTTCAATATAGTTCAATGCGTCATTCATTCTCTTTAACGAATCCATTTGTGACCTCCTTTCATCAATAGGATAGCAAAATTCAAGTAAACCTATCCGACATTCCCCGTACGCTTTATGTAGGATTTTCTTAATGATATAAGCAACATCATTGGCCTGCGGAATTCATCCGACATTTCAGGGATACTGTTCAGTAAATATTCTGCCGGTTTGGACTCAACAAGTCCTGTTATTTCATTTTATTCCTCTATAACAATCGACTTAAGCTTATTAATATCATCACTGCAAAGATTAGGAATATTTTCTGTTATCTTCTCGACACTCCAATTCCACCACTTTATTTGTTGCAAATACTCTATGACTTCATCGTCAAACCTCTTTTTTATAATCTTAGCCGGATTCCCTCCCACAATACTATAAGGCGGCACATCCTTCGTAACTACTGATTTTGCAGCTATTATCGCACCATCACCGATTTTTATTCCAGGCATGATAACAGTTTCATACCCAATCCAAACATCGTTTCCAATTACGGTATCACCCTTAAAGGGTAAATCCTTTAATTTAGGAATCCCTGCTTCCCAACCATTTTGAAAGATACCGAAAGGATATGTTGTAAATGCCTTCATTTTATGATTTGCACCATTCATTATAAACTTTACATCAGAAGCAATAGCGCAAAATTTTCCAATGAGAAGTTTATCTCCTAAGAAGTCATAGTGATACAACACATTTTTCTCAAATTTTTCAGGATTGTTGTCGTTATCATCGTAGTAGGTGTACTCTCCTACTACGATATTCGGATTCTTTATTATATTCTTCAAAAAAGCAATTCTGGTAAATTCCTCCTTAGGATAAACAGTATCCGGGCTCGGTCCGTATTTCTTTTCTTCTGTCATTAGAATTATTACCTTCCTTAAAAAATCTCCCTATTTTTATTATGAGTATAATAATATTATTTATGATAATATAGAAAGTAATCTTTCACAACCTGATCCATGCTATACTTTAATAATGGTAGGTATATAAAAGGAGACCCCTATGGATATTCAAGCCTTAAAAGATAAGCTTAATTCTAAAGAATATGATTTTTTAAGAAAAGACTCTCATCTGGGAGATAATATACTAATTCTCACAACCGGTGGGTCTATCGCCTATGGAACCAATGTAGATACAAGCGATATTGATATCAGGGGCGTTACTTTGGAAAACAAGCAGGATATTATGGGTTTGTCTGACTTTGAGCAATTTGAAGACAAATCAACCGATACGGTTATATACGGCCTTAAAAAATTCATCTTACTTTGTATAAATTGCAATCCCAATGTACTGGAGATTCTTGGAACAAAACAAGAACATCTCCTTGTCATTTCAAAAGAAGGGGAGTTGCTTAGAGACAATGTTGAATTATTTCTATCAAAAAGAGCTATACAAAGTTTTGGCAGCTATGCCACAGCCCAATTAAGAAGGCTGCAAAATGCTTTAGCAAGGGATAATTATCCCCACTCTGAAAAGGAGCAGCATATCTTAAATAGTATTCTGTCGCAAATGGAACATTTGCAAAGATCTTATAAAAGTTTTACTAACAAGGAAATAAGTTTATATATAGATAAATCTGACAGACAAGATATGGATACGGAGATATTTATAGATGTAAACTTAAAGCATTATCCCCTCCGGGACTTTAAAAATATTTATTCCGATATGAACAATATAGTTAAGGATTATTCCAAGCTGAATCACAGAAACAGCAAAAAGGATGAACTTCATCTGAACAAACATGCTATGCATCTGATTCGCCTTCTGGTAACAGGCACAGAAATCCTTAAAGGAAAAGGTGTAACTACGTATAGAGAAAAAGAAAGAGCATTTTTTCTTGATATACGCAGTGGAAAATATAGTTATACCGAGATTTTTGAAATGGTCGATGATTATGAGAATGAATTTAAATTGGCAGCTGCAAATACTGCTCTGCCGGACAAACCTGATTATAAACGAATTGAAGAGTTGATGCTAGATATTTATAGTACTACATTACCCTGACTCCTATATGTTCTTGCAGTTACCTTTTAGGTGTAAGTGGAGAGCATATAGGAAAGGTAATCATTCTTAAAGAAATCTATTCATTATTTAGGTATGATGGGAACCCATAATTCATCTTTAGGGTTATGATCAGGTGCATAAAAGCACTCAATGCATGGAAGATTAGCAAGTTCATAGCCTGAAGTCGGAATCCATTCTGTATATAAACGTTTCCAAGCTTCCACAGTATTTGGGAACACCGCCCATGTACTCGGTGGAATTACAATAGCCTCCATTCCTTCTTTAACCTCTCCATCGTACCTTACTCCCATAAAGTAATCAAATTCTTCATGGTTTATGGTTGCCTGCTTTCCACAAATTCCCAATATACTTTCCAGTTTACATTTTGGGTTTTCCCAAGACATATCAACAAGTGTCTGAACAAAACCCTCCTTCACAGCTTCTTCCCAAAGAGCAGGGATTATTTCAAACCCTCTCCTTGTTTCAACAGTTTTCTTTTTACCAATAATCCTTAATTCAAAATCCAAATTTTCAATCCTATACTCCATCTCGGTTTCTCCTTTAATAGATATTTGAAAGGATATTCGAGGAAAGGCCTTTAACTGTACCCCCTTATCACGAGCATTGGACGGATTTATCCCATGTAGCTTTTGAAAAGCCCGTGAAAACGAGTCCGCAGAGTCATATCCGTATTTTACGGCTACGTCAATAATGCGAATATCACTTCTTTGAATTTCAAACGCAGCAAGGGTTAACCTCCTTCGCCTGATATATTCCGACAGGGAAACATCCGTAATAGACGAAAACATCCTTGAAAAGTGATACTCCGAACAACATGCAGCTTGAGATACCTTCGAATAATCTATCTCACCCTCAAGATTACTTTCTATGTAATCCAATGCTTTGTTAATTCTATTTAGCCAATCCATTTGCTCTCCCCTTTCTATATCAATTTTATACAGGATGAAAAAATACTGCCCGACATTTCTTGTACGAAGATGTCGGGTAAAATTTTATTTGTTTTACCATTTTAACATATAAAACCCCCTTAACCGAAAATATAATTTCCAGCTAAGGAGGTAAAATATATCGCTGATTTATTTTATTCCATACTGCTTCTGAATTGATTCAAACAGACTTGCATACTTGGAATTCTTTTTATAAAATGCAGGTGTGAAGCCCATTCCTGCCTCCACTGTAACTGTTCCGCCCTCATACTCCTTACCTGTCCAAAGGTGAACCCACTGGTCATTTGGAAGATAAACCTCCCATTCCCGTGCATCAGGCAAATATACAGGTGCAATCAACATATCTTCTCCGAATAAATATTCGGTTTGAATATCATATGTTTTTTCATCATTTTCATAATGTAAGAACAGTGGCCTTTGTACAGGTAGTCCTGAAGCTGCATTAATACTTACAAGACTCTTTATATATGGTGCCAGCATAGTATAGATTTCCGTCAGTCTCGCAAACTGCTCCAAAGTATCTGCATCATCATAATACTGGAAGTTTTCCTCAGGCCTGTTTCCTTCATGAGTTCTCATTACAGGAGTAAATACAGCCATTTCAGCCCATCTTAAAAATACTTCCTTTGTCCTGCAATTATTAAACAGGGAGGTATAACCGCCGATATCACTATGATGCAGGCCACATCCGCTCATTGCAGCACTGAGTGCACCGCAGATTACAGTAACCAGACCATCGTGCATTGAGAAATCCACACTTTGATCCCCTGCCCACAGCAGTGTACAGTATTTTTGAGAACCGGCTCCTCCTGCTCTCATAAAGTATACTATTTCCCCAAGCTTTCCTGTTTCTACAAGAGCTTCGTAGTTGCATTTTGCCCAAAGGACAGGCCAGTGATTGTGTTCTATCATCGCCGGAGAGCCATTGTATAACTGTAAATCTGTAGGTAGGTATTCCCCGAAATCAGCCATCCAACCATCTATTCCAAATTCAATAATATGTTTTTTTATCAGCTCTTTAAACCATTCATAAGCCTTGGGATTTGTAAAATCTACAACACCGCAGTCAAACTCTCCAAAATCCACAAGATAATCATTTCCGTCAAGAGACTTAGCGAAATATCCCTTTTCCTTGCCTTCCTTATACAAATCTCCCTCTTTTACAAGGTACGGGTTGTTATAAGCAAGGAATCTGATATTTTTTGCTTTATATTCCTTAATTTTTTCAGGCAACTCAGGATACATTTCCTGATTCCACTTCCAGTTCCAGTTAAGGCGCTTACCAAATGAAGTGATTCTCTTTCCCGCCCAATCCTGACACCAGACACCTGAGACTTTAATCCCATTTCTAAGAGAACGGTCAACAAGAGCGAAAGAGCGTTCTGTGCCTCCTTGAAGCCCAAGGATTGCCCCATTATATATCCAGTCAGGCAATTCTACCTGTCTTCCAAGAAATCCGGTGAGCTTTTCAAGCAACTCAATATAGGTAGGTGCGGCTTCAATCCTAATCTGCTTTGGCACTTCCCATATTTGCAATTCATGAAAAGCTTTGTTTTTGAAGTTAAAATCCGCATAAGCAGTTGAATCAACATGGAGGTAATAGTGTTTGGTTGATACGTAAGTAGGCTGAGGATAATTAGTATTGTAATAGTCTCCTCCGGCTTTATTCTCCACATCAGACCTCCAGGTTACATAGGTAGTTTTATCCCTGCCCACACCCGGCTCCGACGTCCAGAGCGGAAAATTTCTCCCTCGCAGATTAAAATAGGACATCTGCTCTCCGCAACCGAAACATTTTTCGTTTTCATCGGCATCTATTCTAATCCAAAATCTGTTGATTTTATCATCTTTCTTTTCAAAGTCCATCAAGAACCTATTATCTTCGATTTTAATATTAGCCGTTAATTTATTTTCAAAATTTAATGAATATCCATTGTTAATTTTTTGTATAGTAAAACTCTTTAATGGATATCTTTCAATTACATAATCCTTGATATCAAAGTTTCCTCTATACATCTCCACAGTTTCATTGCCATACCCTATATAAATAGACGGATTTTCTGCCGTGTGATGAATAATACATTTATCCTGATATAATAGCTTAAAGCCATCATTTAGTTTAACTAGTTCCATTATTTCTCCTCCAGGCATATTTTTCGCGAAAATCAAAGTATTAACCCTTTACAGCACCACTTGTCAAACCCGATATAACCTGTTTCTGGAATAACATGTATCCAATAATACTAGGAGCTATACTGATAATAATTGCAGCGTACATAGAAACGTAATCTGTAGTAAACTGGTTTGTAAAATATCTGATACCTATCTGTATAGTTTTTGTAACCGGTGATGAAGTAAGAAGATTCGCATATACGAATTCATTCCAACAGGTTATAAATTCAAAAGTTGCCGCTGTTACCAAACCTGTTTTAGTTAATGGTAAAATCATTTTAAAGAATCTTCCGTAAAATCCGCTTCCGTCAATATAAGCGGCTTCTTCTATTTCAGCAGGGAAGCTGGCCATAAACCCACGAATAATAAAGGTTGAAATAGGTAATCCGATTGCAGCGTAAAGAATAATTAATGCACCTAAAGAATCTACCAGACCCATTTTACTGAATATTGAAAAATAAGGAACCATAAGTGCATTAAGAGGAACAAGTACACCTACTGAGAATAATGTAAATATGACTTCTCTACCTTTAAACTTGAAACGAGATAAACAGTATGAAAGCATAGCGGCAATCAGAACGTTTATCACTGTAGCTGTTACAGCAACAATAACAGAGTTTGAAATCATTCTGCCTAGATTTGCTTGTTGAAATGCATTTACATAGTTCTGCCATTGTGGTACCGCAGGTAAGGAAAATGGATTATCGAAATATTCCGCATTAGTTTTCAATGATGTAATAAACAGCCATAATAGTGGAAACAATGTATATACTGCAAAAAATATGATTAAAACCCATTTAAAAAACGATGTTAAGTAATCTTTGATGTTCTTTTTATCTCTTACAATTGACTGAGTAGTTTTCGCTGACATATTTCTCCTCCTTTACTCCTTATTTAATTTAGCAAATACACCACGAATGAGTAAGATAACAAAGGCTCCTGTTAATATAAGCATAACGCTGGAAGCATTTGCTCCACCATAGTTATTTGTTTTCATCTGATTGTACAGATAAAGTACAAGCACGGAAGTTCTGTTTGCAGGTCCTCCATTTGTTAACAGATATACCTGTTCAAACGTTCTTAATCCGAAAATCATAGCCAATGTTACACAAGTCTGAAATGAACCTTTGATTAAAGGTATTGTGATATGAATATGTTGTCTTATTCCGTCAGCACCATCAATTTGGGCCGCTTCATAATAGCTTTCATCAATATTGGTTATATCCGCCAACATTATAACCATATAATAGCCGATGTAAAATACCCAATAAATCAGCATACACGGAAAAGCAGTTTTTACTGTACCAAGCCAGTTTGTTGCATATTCACCAAGACCTATGGCTCTCAGCAAACCGTTAATCAAACCGAATTCGCTGTTGTACATTGCTGCCCATAACATGGCGAGAGCAATTCCCGAAATAACCTGTGGCAAAAAGTACACTGTTCTGAAAAATTGCCAACCTCTTGGTTTCTTTGATA of the Ruminiclostridium papyrosolvens DSM 2782 genome contains:
- a CDS encoding Vat family streptogramin A O-acetyltransferase yields the protein MTEEKKYGPSPDTVYPKEEFTRIAFLKNIIKNPNIVVGEYTYYDDNDNNPEKFEKNVLYHYDFLGDKLLIGKFCAIASDVKFIMNGANHKMKAFTTYPFGIFQNGWEAGIPKLKDLPFKGDTVIGNDVWIGYETVIMPGIKIGDGAIIAAKSVVTKDVPPYSIVGGNPAKIIKKRFDDEVIEYLQQIKWWNWSVEKITENIPNLCSDDINKLKSIVIEE
- a CDS encoding nucleotidyltransferase domain-containing protein — its product is MDIQALKDKLNSKEYDFLRKDSHLGDNILILTTGGSIAYGTNVDTSDIDIRGVTLENKQDIMGLSDFEQFEDKSTDTVIYGLKKFILLCINCNPNVLEILGTKQEHLLVISKEGELLRDNVELFLSKRAIQSFGSYATAQLRRLQNALARDNYPHSEKEQHILNSILSQMEHLQRSYKSFTNKEISLYIDKSDRQDMDTEIFIDVNLKHYPLRDFKNIYSDMNNIVKDYSKLNHRNSKKDELHLNKHAMHLIRLLVTGTEILKGKGVTTYREKERAFFLDIRSGKYSYTEIFEMVDDYENEFKLAAANTALPDKPDYKRIEELMLDIYSTTLP
- a CDS encoding AraC family transcriptional regulator — translated: MDWLNRINKALDYIESNLEGEIDYSKVSQAACCSEYHFSRMFSSITDVSLSEYIRRRRLTLAAFEIQRSDIRIIDVAVKYGYDSADSFSRAFQKLHGINPSNARDKGVQLKAFPRISFQISIKGETEMEYRIENLDFELRIIGKKKTVETRRGFEIIPALWEEAVKEGFVQTLVDMSWENPKCKLESILGICGKQATINHEEFDYFMGVRYDGEVKEGMEAIVIPPSTWAVFPNTVEAWKRLYTEWIPTSGYELANLPCIECFYAPDHNPKDELWVPIIPK
- a CDS encoding alpha-glucosidase; the protein is MELVKLNDGFKLLYQDKCIIHHTAENPSIYIGYGNETVEMYRGNFDIKDYVIERYPLKSFTIQKINNGYSLNFENKLTANIKIEDNRFLMDFEKKDDKINRFWIRIDADENEKCFGCGEQMSYFNLRGRNFPLWTSEPGVGRDKTTYVTWRSDVENKAGGDYYNTNYPQPTYVSTKHYYLHVDSTAYADFNFKNKAFHELQIWEVPKQIRIEAAPTYIELLEKLTGFLGRQVELPDWIYNGAILGLQGGTERSFALVDRSLRNGIKVSGVWCQDWAGKRITSFGKRLNWNWKWNQEMYPELPEKIKEYKAKNIRFLAYNNPYLVKEGDLYKEGKEKGYFAKSLDGNDYLVDFGEFDCGVVDFTNPKAYEWFKELIKKHIIEFGIDGWMADFGEYLPTDLQLYNGSPAMIEHNHWPVLWAKCNYEALVETGKLGEIVYFMRAGGAGSQKYCTLLWAGDQSVDFSMHDGLVTVICGALSAAMSGCGLHHSDIGGYTSLFNNCRTKEVFLRWAEMAVFTPVMRTHEGNRPEENFQYYDDADTLEQFARLTEIYTMLAPYIKSLVSINAASGLPVQRPLFLHYENDEKTYDIQTEYLFGEDMLIAPVYLPDAREWEVYLPNDQWVHLWTGKEYEGGTVTVEAGMGFTPAFYKKNSKYASLFESIQKQYGIK
- a CDS encoding carbohydrate ABC transporter permease, whose protein sequence is MSAKTTQSIVRDKKNIKDYLTSFFKWVLIIFFAVYTLFPLLWLFITSLKTNAEYFDNPFSLPAVPQWQNYVNAFQQANLGRMISNSVIVAVTATVINVLIAAMLSYCLSRFKFKGREVIFTLFSVGVLVPLNALMVPYFSIFSKMGLVDSLGALIILYAAIGLPISTFIIRGFMASFPAEIEEAAYIDGSGFYGRFFKMILPLTKTGLVTAATFEFITCWNEFVYANLLTSSPVTKTIQIGIRYFTNQFTTDYVSMYAAIIISIAPSIIGYMLFQKQVISGLTSGAVKG